A single Catenulispora sp. GP43 DNA region contains:
- a CDS encoding amidohydrolase, giving the protein MDQAHEAPVASDSAPASDQHAHVSDVLDVAGHLVPELVLFRRDLHANPELSRAEFRTTAAIAARLERAGLAPRVRGVGTGLVCDIVPAGSEKLPFLAFRADIDALPVEENNELEFRSRVPGVMHACGHDVHTAVVLGAGLTLAELARAGRLTRPVRLIFQPAEEVMPGGALDMVAEGALYGVSKILSIHCDPKLDAGQVGLRTGALTAACDMVSLTLDGPGGHTSRPHLTADLVYALASIVAEVPAALSRRIDPRAGLSLVWGQIAAGSAPNAIPGSGSARGTIRTLDQDAWNQAPDVVHELVDAIAAKFGVKHTLDYVQGVPPVVNEAESVALLRTAASRALGGDAVVSTPQSLGGEDFAWYLQRVPGAMARLGVRTPGEKAVRDLHQGTFVADEGAIAVGVRMLATAALCDWIS; this is encoded by the coding sequence ATGGACCAGGCTCACGAAGCGCCGGTCGCGAGCGACTCGGCCCCCGCATCGGATCAGCACGCGCACGTCTCGGACGTGCTCGACGTGGCGGGCCACCTCGTGCCAGAGCTGGTCCTGTTCCGACGGGACCTCCATGCCAACCCCGAGCTGAGCCGTGCCGAGTTCCGGACCACCGCGGCCATCGCGGCCCGGCTGGAGCGGGCCGGGCTCGCGCCGCGGGTGCGCGGCGTCGGGACCGGACTGGTCTGCGACATCGTCCCGGCGGGCAGCGAGAAGCTGCCCTTCCTGGCTTTCCGGGCCGACATCGACGCGCTGCCGGTCGAGGAGAACAACGAGCTCGAGTTCCGCTCGCGGGTCCCGGGTGTCATGCACGCCTGCGGCCACGACGTGCACACCGCGGTGGTCCTGGGCGCCGGCCTGACCCTGGCCGAACTGGCGCGCGCCGGGCGGCTGACCCGGCCGGTGCGGCTGATCTTCCAGCCCGCCGAGGAGGTCATGCCCGGCGGCGCGCTGGACATGGTGGCCGAGGGCGCGCTCTACGGGGTCAGCAAGATCCTGTCCATCCACTGCGACCCGAAGCTGGACGCCGGCCAGGTGGGCCTGCGCACCGGCGCCCTGACCGCGGCCTGCGACATGGTCTCGCTGACCCTGGACGGCCCCGGCGGCCACACCTCCCGGCCGCACCTGACCGCCGACCTGGTCTACGCCCTGGCCTCGATCGTGGCCGAGGTCCCGGCGGCGCTGTCCCGGCGCATCGACCCGCGCGCCGGCCTGTCCCTGGTCTGGGGCCAGATCGCGGCCGGCAGCGCGCCGAACGCGATCCCGGGCAGCGGCTCGGCCCGGGGCACCATCCGCACCCTGGACCAGGACGCCTGGAACCAGGCCCCGGACGTGGTGCACGAGCTCGTCGACGCGATCGCCGCGAAGTTCGGCGTCAAGCACACCCTGGACTACGTGCAGGGCGTGCCCCCGGTGGTGAACGAGGCCGAGTCGGTGGCCCTGCTCCGCACCGCGGCCTCCCGGGCCCTGGGCGGCGACGCGGTGGTCAGCACCCCGCAGTCGCTCGGCGGCGAGGACTTCGCCTGGTACCTGCAGCGGGTGCCCGGCGCGATGGCCCGGCTCGGCGTGCGCACCCCCGGCGAGAAGGCCGTGCGCGATCTGCATCAGGGGACGTTCGTGGCCGACGAGGGCGCGATCGCGGTCGGCGTCCGGATGCTCGCCAC